Genomic segment of Colletotrichum destructivum chromosome 5, complete sequence:
TATCCTGCTGCATTCTTTCTGGCGAGGCGTTTCCAAAGTGTCAActttgtttttgttttctccATCCATGTCGCTCTGGCTGCTGGACTTCGCGTGGGAGGCTAAGCTCTCGCGCTTATCAGCCCTTAATTTCTAACTCCTAAAACATATACAATTTTTCGAGGCCTCTTGCTTGgacttctttttttttggtgttATGGGGGTCTGGAACACTCCCGGGGGGCGATGAAGTGATGGGACATTGAGTACACGAGACACGCACGAGCCTGGGGTGGACTTGCGGGAGGGGACTTGTACGAGTAGATGAATCTCTGTGTTTTTGGTGTTATTGGGATGGCTATAAAAAAGTCTTTACGATGTTCATCTTCACAATCAATGATCAATGATCAAATCATCCAGTACATCCATTCCCTGTTTTGTGATATATGACGCAACAATCTGTGAGTGAGGGATGATGAGAATGAGCATGATTCAACATCTGTCGCATGGTTCAGGAGATGCCCGCAGTAAGCCGCGCCTTGGATGGGGCCCACCGGTCGGCCGGAACCGTTGTCTACCTACGGCCCCGGAAGCCGAGTAACTGCACGGACCCCGGCCCCGTGCTCCACCCAGCGTCTCCAACTCCTTGTgtgcccctcccccgccgcgGGGAAGTTGGGATCTGCCCGGTACTAATACACCCTCCCCCCACACACCTCTGCTGACGCAGGCTAGCGACCCGAATCGGCATAtgctccgccgccgagccctGACTACCACCGACGTCTGAGGTGCTCCCCGTCTGCCAACGTTTCGAATTGTGAGCGGGCGGGTGCGGGATCTCATCGCTACCGGTCTGTTTTTCTTGGCCTGTGACGGAAAATGGGCTGGATTGGGTCTTGTTGTTCATGCTTTCGGCAGATGCCTTCGTTCCCGGTAAgtctcggccggcggtgTGTTCATGCAACAGTCTCCTTCGGCCCTACCATTGACGATCGGTGGGCTCcacatccccccctcccggccTCCGTCGGTGAATCCAGATCAGGGCGTGCTCTGTGGTGCCAACTCAGCCGATCGACGTTTCAACGCCCTGAGGTATCATGGACCATTGTCTCTCGGCCCGGCTTTGCTTTCCCGCCTGAGTGAAGGAGGGAGAGCTATCGGACGGGGGAGCGTGGTGCCCCTGCTTCTCCGCTGGCATCGTGAGACGTAGGTCCTGCGGCGATCCGACGGCGATGAGTTCCTAGGtcaggaggaggggtgggccGAGTCTAGGGGATCTATAAAAGAACCGCGACGGGCCGCGCTGTCGAGTTTGTTGGTAGCCTAGCATACAACACAGCCAAAGTCTTTTCTATCGGCTACAGGATCCTACTCGTCCCTGGCACGGATCTGTTGAAGCAGATAATCGCAAAACATGGCCATCACCAGGATCGGACTCATCGCCTTagccgacgacgtcaagcaagacgaggccgtcgcaCGGTTCAGCAACTTTGCCAATGAGTGTAAAAAGGTATGTTCACGGatccgccccccctcctggCTTTTATACAGCAGCTCCGGAGTGCTGATGTCCCTTTTTTCCCAGGAAGACGGCCAGACGTACATCGTCGCGTCCAAAGCGAGCAAGTGCAAGGTCCTGACCGATGTGCCAGGCTCGCAGTCGTGGAGCGTGGTTTACGAGATTACTTTTGCGAACGAGGCGTAGGTTCCTATCCAGTggcccccccctcttcaACTGCGGCACATACAAAACGACTAACTGCTTGACATAGAGATATGGAGTACTACCAGACCAAGGACGCCGTTTACAAGGAGCTGATGaagcaggccgccgaggggaAGGCGACTGGCTTCATTGCTGTATCGGCGGAGTTTTAAGAACCCCGGTTGTAGAAAGAGAGCTTTTATTAATTGGACCAATGTTTCAGATGTCCCTCCGTCTTCCACCTTGCAAATGACGTCTGGTACTCTGAAGGAAAGGAGTGTACAAAGGCCTGTTTTCGAGAGCTTGCGTAGTGCCTGACCGATGAAACAGTCTGTACACGTACACGTAATAGTCTGGCCAAGTGGCTCTCGAGTCGACGACCCACAGCCGTAAGCAATTCCCATACGCTGGTCTTGCTTGCCCTGTGGGATTTGAAGATTGCGCGGACCTTCCAACTTCCGCCTGTGATAGTTGCAAAGTGGTCGACCCCCTTTCGTGAGTGCCAGAAGCTGCCTCAAAAAAGGCCCGCCAACAACCGAGCACGAACTTGTGCGTTCCTATAGACGAACCGAGTCCTCGTTGGCATCAAATTCCTAGCTGCCCCTCAAGAATCCCTAGCACCCAGATCACCAAGAAACGGATGGCAAGCTTCTCACAGTCGCCGTACAGCCCTATCGGGGCCATCCCGCTACTACTAGCATCTTTGGGCGATAGGAATGCGCCTGGGCCAAATCACATGAACCTTCACTGATGGCACGCAGTCCAGTCAGATTTCCAGTAGAGATCGTCTGTGCTACTCTTTCAACGGCGAGGGGACCCAGAACGCTGGTTCATACAGCTCCTTCTGAGCAATAGAGGGGCTTTCCATATTGCTTTACTGCACTCAAAACTTGTACAAAAGCTGCTGGAAAGGGGC
This window contains:
- a CDS encoding Putative stress responsive alpha-beta barrel, which translates into the protein MAITRIGLIALADDVKQDEAVARFSNFANECKKEDGQTYIVASKASKCKVLTDVPGSQSWSVVYEITFANEADMEYYQTKDAVYKELMKQAAEGKATGFIAVSAEF